A stretch of the Gossypium hirsutum isolate 1008001.06 chromosome D07, Gossypium_hirsutum_v2.1, whole genome shotgun sequence genome encodes the following:
- the LOC107954761 gene encoding pre-mRNA-processing factor 17 isoform X1, with protein MDLLQTYADKSDGEDQSHQPSTSSPDSSPPRLIPSKSAAPKVDDTMLALTVAKAHQSHSQPIDPSQHVVAFNPTYDQLWAPIYGPAHPYAKDGIAQGMRNHKLGFVEDAAIESFVFDEQYNTFHKYGYAADPSGNNYIGDLDALQKNDAISVYNIPQHEQKKRKIEKMKDVEMEDEVVGGEHEVDPTEIDNPASDVWLMKNKKSPWAGKKEGVQTELTEEQKKYAEEYAKKKEEKGHSGEKGEHLVDKTTFHGKEERDYQGRSWIAPPKDAKATNDHCYIPKRLIHTWSGHTKGVSAIRFFPKYGHLILSAGMDTKVKIWDVFNSGKCMRTYMGHSKAVRDISFCNDGSKFLTAGYDKNIKYWDTETGQVISTFSTGKIPYVVKLNPDEDKQNILLAGMSDKKIVQWDINTGQTTQEYDQHLGAVNTITFVDNNRRFVTSSDDKSLRVWEFGIPVVIKYISEPHMHSMPAISLHPNTNWLAAQSLDNQILIYSTRERFQLNKKKRFAGHIVAGYACQVNFSPDGRFVMSGDGEGKCWFWDWKSCKVFRTLKCHEGVCIGCEWHPLEQSKVATCGWDGLIKYWD; from the exons ATGGATCTTCTCCAAACTTATGCAGATAAAAGTGATGGTGAAGACCAAAGTCACCAGCCATCTACTTCATCTCCAGACTCTTCACCTCCACGACTCATCCCCTCCAAATCTGCTGCACCCAAGGTTGATGACACAATGCTGGCCTTAACAGTAGCAAAAGCGCATCAATCCCATTCGCAGCCCATAGATCCAAGCCAGCATGTTGTTGCCTTCAATCCCACCTATGACCAACTCTGGGCCCCTATTTATGGCCCAGCTCATCCATATGCCAAGGATGGCATCGCCCAGGGCATGCGCAACCACAAGCTGGGATTTGTTGAGGATGCCGCAATTGAATCTTTTGTTTTTGATGAGCAATACAACACTTTCCACAAATATGGTTATGCTGCTGACCCTTCGGGGAACAACTATATCGGTGATTTGGATGCTTTGCAGAAGAATGATGCCATTTCAGTCTATAACATTCCACAACATGAGCAAAAGAAgcgaaaaattgaaaaaatgaagGATGTTGAAATGGAGGATGAGGTTGTGGGTGGTGAGCATGAGGTTGATCCAACAGAGATTGATAATCCGGCCAGTGACGTATGGTTGATGAAGAATAAAAAGAGTCCTTGGGCAGGTAAAAAAGAGGGGGTGCAAACAGAGTTGACTGAGGAGCAAAAGAAGTATGCAGAGGAGTATgcgaagaagaaagaagagaaagggcATTCAGGTGAGAAAGGTGAGCACTTGGTGGATAAGACTACTTTTCACGGAAAGGAGGAGAGAGACTACCAAGGAAGGTCTTGGATTGCTCCTCCTAAAGATGCAAAAGCAACAAATGATCATTGTTATATACCAAAAAGATTGATACACACTTGGAGTGGGCACACTAAGGGTGTCTCAGCTATCAGGTTCTTCCCTAAGTACGGGCATTTGATTCTCTCTGCTGGGATGGATACTAAAGTGAAGATCTGGGATGTGTTCAATTCAGGCAAGTGTATGAGGACATATATGGGTCATTCAAAGGCAGTGAGagatatttcattttgtaatgatGGCAGTAAATTTTTAACTGCTGGATATGACAAGAACATTAAGTATTGGGATACTGAAACCGGGCAGGTTATATCAACTTTCTCAACTGGGAAGATTCCTTATGTAGTTAAGCTTAACCCTGATGAAGATAAGCAGAATATTCTGTTAGCGGGAATGAGTGATAAGAAGATTGTTCAGTGGGATATTAATACTGGACAGACTACACAAGAGTATGATCAGCATTTAGGGGCAGTGAATACCATTACATTTGTCGATAACAATAGGAGATTTGTTACCTCAAGTGACGACAAGTCACTTCGAGTATGGGAGTTTGGAATTCCTGTTGTTATAAAGTATATTAGTGAGCCTCACATGCACTCTATGCCAGCCATTTCACTTCACCCCAACACTAATTGGCTTGCTGCTCAAAGTTTGGATAACCAAATTCTTATTTACAGCACCAGGGAGCGGTTTCAGCTtaacaaaaagaaaaggtttgCTGGGCACATTGTGGCTGGCTATGCTTGCCAAGTCAATTTTTCACCAGACGGACGGTTTGTTATGTCTGGAGATGGAGAGGGTAAGTGCTGGTTTTGGGACTGGAAGAGCTGCAAAGTATTTAGAACCCTCAAATGCCATGAGGGAGTTTGCATTGGGTGTGAGTGGCATCCATTGGAGCAAAGTAAAGTTGCAACTTGTGGCTGGGATGGCTTGATCAAGTACTG GGACTAA
- the LOC107954761 gene encoding pre-mRNA-processing factor 17 isoform X2, translating to MDLLQTYADKSDGEDQSHQPSTSSPDSSPPRLIPSKSAAPKVDDTMLALTVAKAHQSHSQPIDPSQHVVAFNPTYDQLWAPIYGPAHPYAKDGIAQGMRNHKLGFVEDAAIESFVFDEQYNTFHKYGYAADPSGNNYIGDLDALQKNDAISVYNIPQHEQKKRKIEKMKDVEMEDEVVGGEHEVDPTEIDNPASDVWLMKNKKSPWAGKKEGVQTELTEEQKKYAEEYAKKKEEKGHSGEKGEHLVDKTTFHGKEERDYQGRSWIAPPKDAKATNDHCYIPKRLIHTWSGHTKGVSAIRFFPKYGHLILSAGMDTKVKIWDVFNSGKCMRTYMGHSKAVRDISFCNDGSKFLTAGYDKNIKYWDTETGQVISTFSTGKIPYVVKLNPDEDKQNILLAGMSDKKIVQWDINTGQTTQEYDQHLGAVNTITFVDNNRRFVTSSDDKSLRVWEFGIPVVIKYISEPHMHSMPAISLHPNTNWLAAQSLDNQILIYSTRERFQLNKKKRFAGHIVAGYACQVNFSPDGRFVMSGDGEGKCWFWDWKSCKVFRTLKCHEGVCIGCEWHPLEQSKVATCGWDGLIKYW from the coding sequence ATGGATCTTCTCCAAACTTATGCAGATAAAAGTGATGGTGAAGACCAAAGTCACCAGCCATCTACTTCATCTCCAGACTCTTCACCTCCACGACTCATCCCCTCCAAATCTGCTGCACCCAAGGTTGATGACACAATGCTGGCCTTAACAGTAGCAAAAGCGCATCAATCCCATTCGCAGCCCATAGATCCAAGCCAGCATGTTGTTGCCTTCAATCCCACCTATGACCAACTCTGGGCCCCTATTTATGGCCCAGCTCATCCATATGCCAAGGATGGCATCGCCCAGGGCATGCGCAACCACAAGCTGGGATTTGTTGAGGATGCCGCAATTGAATCTTTTGTTTTTGATGAGCAATACAACACTTTCCACAAATATGGTTATGCTGCTGACCCTTCGGGGAACAACTATATCGGTGATTTGGATGCTTTGCAGAAGAATGATGCCATTTCAGTCTATAACATTCCACAACATGAGCAAAAGAAgcgaaaaattgaaaaaatgaagGATGTTGAAATGGAGGATGAGGTTGTGGGTGGTGAGCATGAGGTTGATCCAACAGAGATTGATAATCCGGCCAGTGACGTATGGTTGATGAAGAATAAAAAGAGTCCTTGGGCAGGTAAAAAAGAGGGGGTGCAAACAGAGTTGACTGAGGAGCAAAAGAAGTATGCAGAGGAGTATgcgaagaagaaagaagagaaagggcATTCAGGTGAGAAAGGTGAGCACTTGGTGGATAAGACTACTTTTCACGGAAAGGAGGAGAGAGACTACCAAGGAAGGTCTTGGATTGCTCCTCCTAAAGATGCAAAAGCAACAAATGATCATTGTTATATACCAAAAAGATTGATACACACTTGGAGTGGGCACACTAAGGGTGTCTCAGCTATCAGGTTCTTCCCTAAGTACGGGCATTTGATTCTCTCTGCTGGGATGGATACTAAAGTGAAGATCTGGGATGTGTTCAATTCAGGCAAGTGTATGAGGACATATATGGGTCATTCAAAGGCAGTGAGagatatttcattttgtaatgatGGCAGTAAATTTTTAACTGCTGGATATGACAAGAACATTAAGTATTGGGATACTGAAACCGGGCAGGTTATATCAACTTTCTCAACTGGGAAGATTCCTTATGTAGTTAAGCTTAACCCTGATGAAGATAAGCAGAATATTCTGTTAGCGGGAATGAGTGATAAGAAGATTGTTCAGTGGGATATTAATACTGGACAGACTACACAAGAGTATGATCAGCATTTAGGGGCAGTGAATACCATTACATTTGTCGATAACAATAGGAGATTTGTTACCTCAAGTGACGACAAGTCACTTCGAGTATGGGAGTTTGGAATTCCTGTTGTTATAAAGTATATTAGTGAGCCTCACATGCACTCTATGCCAGCCATTTCACTTCACCCCAACACTAATTGGCTTGCTGCTCAAAGTTTGGATAACCAAATTCTTATTTACAGCACCAGGGAGCGGTTTCAGCTtaacaaaaagaaaaggtttgCTGGGCACATTGTGGCTGGCTATGCTTGCCAAGTCAATTTTTCACCAGACGGACGGTTTGTTATGTCTGGAGATGGAGAGGGTAAGTGCTGGTTTTGGGACTGGAAGAGCTGCAAAGTATTTAGAACCCTCAAATGCCATGAGGGAGTTTGCATTGGGTGTGAGTGGCATCCATTGGAGCAAAGTAAAGTTGCAACTTGTGGCTGGGATGGCTTGATCAAGTACTGGTGA